A stretch of Brassica rapa cultivar Chiifu-401-42 chromosome A08, CAAS_Brap_v3.01, whole genome shotgun sequence DNA encodes these proteins:
- the LOC103832580 gene encoding uncharacterized protein LOC103832580 isoform X1 yields the protein MMLCGSLRDRIQPWLRDYVKLQSLAVFLIYIQIGCALIGSLGALYNGVLLINLAIALFALVAIESNSQSLGRTYAVLLFCALLLDISWFILFTEEIWSISVETYGTLYIFSVRLTMAMEMIGFFVRLSSSLLWFQIYRLGASIVDTSSSLPRETDSDLRNSFLNPPTPAIIDRQCSGAAEEILGGSIYDPAYYTSLFEDAEAQSNLNSPKVTQVNHYSAEYNGSPSAAEASRIKSPGSRSLHAIDEEKGLKQQVISSSSL from the exons ATGATGCTTTGTGGTTCTCTGCGAGATCGAATACAGCCTTGGCTTCGCGACTACGTTAAGCTCCAATCTCTCGCCGTCTTCCTCATTTACATCCAG ATTGGCTGCGCCCTAATCGGATCACTAGGAGCATTATACAACGGCGTCTTACTGATCAACTTAGCGATTGCGTTATTCGCGCTTGTGGCAATCGAAAGCAACAGCCAAAGCCTCGGCCGCACCTACGCCGTTCTCCTCTTCTGCGCTCTTCTCCTCGATATCTCGTGGTTCATCCTCTTCACCGAAGAGATTTG GAGCATATCGGTGGAGACGTATGGAACCTTGTACATATTCTCAGTGAGGCTGACCATGGCCATGGAGATGATTGGCTTCTTTGTGAggctctcttcctctctcttgTGGTTTCAGATTTACAGGCTGGGAGCTTCTATTGTCGACACTTCTTCTTCGCTTCCCCGTGAAACGGATTCTGATTTGCGGAACAGCTTCTTGAATCCACCGACTCCTGCTATAATAGACAGGCAGTGTTCAGGTGCTGCTGAAGAGATCTTGGGTGGTTCTATCTACGACCCTGCCTACTACACCTCTCTTTTTGAAGACGCAGAGGCCCAATCCAATTTGAATTCACCAAAGGTAACACAG GTGAATCATTATTCAGCTGAGTACAATGGATCACCATCTGCTGCAGAAGCCTCCCGGATTAAGTCCCCCGGATCCAGATCATTGCATGCAATTGAT
- the LOC103832580 gene encoding uncharacterized protein LOC103832580 isoform X2, translating to MMLCGSLRDRIQPWLRDYVKLQSLAVFLIYIQIGCALIGSLGALYNGVLLINLAIALFALVAIESNSQSLGRTYAVLLFCALLLDISWFILFTEEIWSISVETYGTLYIFSVRLTMAMEMIGFFVRLSSSLLWFQIYRLGASIVDTSSSLPRETDSDLRNSFLNPPTPAIIDRQCSGAAEEILGGSIYDPAYYTSLFEDAEAQSNLNSPKVNHYSAEYNGSPSAAEASRIKSPGSRSLHAIDEEKGLKQQVISSSSL from the exons ATGATGCTTTGTGGTTCTCTGCGAGATCGAATACAGCCTTGGCTTCGCGACTACGTTAAGCTCCAATCTCTCGCCGTCTTCCTCATTTACATCCAG ATTGGCTGCGCCCTAATCGGATCACTAGGAGCATTATACAACGGCGTCTTACTGATCAACTTAGCGATTGCGTTATTCGCGCTTGTGGCAATCGAAAGCAACAGCCAAAGCCTCGGCCGCACCTACGCCGTTCTCCTCTTCTGCGCTCTTCTCCTCGATATCTCGTGGTTCATCCTCTTCACCGAAGAGATTTG GAGCATATCGGTGGAGACGTATGGAACCTTGTACATATTCTCAGTGAGGCTGACCATGGCCATGGAGATGATTGGCTTCTTTGTGAggctctcttcctctctcttgTGGTTTCAGATTTACAGGCTGGGAGCTTCTATTGTCGACACTTCTTCTTCGCTTCCCCGTGAAACGGATTCTGATTTGCGGAACAGCTTCTTGAATCCACCGACTCCTGCTATAATAGACAGGCAGTGTTCAGGTGCTGCTGAAGAGATCTTGGGTGGTTCTATCTACGACCCTGCCTACTACACCTCTCTTTTTGAAGACGCAGAGGCCCAATCCAATTTGAATTCACCAAAG GTGAATCATTATTCAGCTGAGTACAATGGATCACCATCTGCTGCAGAAGCCTCCCGGATTAAGTCCCCCGGATCCAGATCATTGCATGCAATTGAT